From a single Toxoplasma gondii ME49 chromosome II, whole genome shotgun sequence genomic region:
- a CDS encoding hypothetical protein (encoded by transcript TGME49_221265): MKGTGVTEMASEPHGQSENADIAAYSPLDTGLSLAPPTLSTIGSVGGGCPPQNEDRSTRRGNLLLLEPARGVQSTEKGGLGSCGQTPVDCSTHNDAFPSESFVDHFTPSTMPTSNKVGQRHFSSVLTASRASAMALNNPLVLKNSRAHRTPAAFSVHCETMPDREPECCDADITCLETALRGECVACSPIQKDVKSAGRGVNSAVGDRRETEKNPMVDADGPPCPVIVRDSFSYWVIYKPPFWSCAAETEMKGYAESGAKGGTAPTLGSVIAYLQKHFPVTRSSAIYNNHINYGVLFPLETEWSGFLVVAKTFNSYTSLKKQLEVGKFHGTFQCVVKAAASELGQIARIPLLSADANSPSLLVTNREALGTMEAAPENMCVNISCSKKTKNGGASESSGLRQEAGCEHPFSGTETWSHVSLDCTFILGGASGDLPKSGLHRFLTFDDPFVQAVLAQTGRNGPCRRVFFHGTALSFYDIDARLEHVEKPTQEPRCDTREPTEEPGLPLCTFECALPMELEESLSDMRETNNVATITPKKLAGSKGLQSSTEDMDTLQSNLTAHPYRKLSLAIVSLCAFTTGALLCRRLVISTGRWTAIQTALASFSSNLLHFPKVDMAGVLATKHALLDAARFLKEGGLALQLQQLRMFALRLLSGEHHVPDNSLPT, from the exons ATGAAGGGAACAGGAGTGACTGAGATGGCGAGTGAGCCACATGGGCAGTCGGAGAATGCCGACATCGCTGCATACAGTCCTCTAGACACTGGGCTGTCTCTTGCTCCCCCAACCCTGTCAACAATTGGAAGTGTCGGTGGGGGCTGTCCGCCACAAAATGAGGACAGGTCAACTCGAAGAGGAAACCTGTTGTTGCTAGAACCGGCCAGGGGTGTGCAGTCTACGGAAAAGGGTGGCCTTGGCTCATGTGGTCAAACGCCAGTCGATTGCTCTACTCACAACGATGCATTTCCTTCAGAAAGCTTCGTTGATCATTTCACTCCTTCAACAATGCCAACCTCTAACAAAGTGGGCCAGAGGCACTTTTCATCGGTGCTAACTGCATCGCGAGCTTCAGCGATGGCATTAAATAACCCGCTAGTCTTGAAAAATAGCAGAGCGCATCGAACTCCTGCTGCCTTTTCGGTTCACTGTGAGACAATGCCGGATAGAGAACCAGAATGCTGTGATGCTGACATTACCTGTCTAGAGACAGCACTACGAGGCGAGTGCGTCGCCTGCAGCCCGATTCAGAAAGACGTCAAATCTGCAGGGAGAGGAGTCAACTCCGCAGTTGGCGATCGCCGGGAAACCGAGAAGAATCCTATGGTAGACGCAGACGGTCCCCCTTGTCCAGTGATTGTCCGTGACTCCTTCTCATACTGGGTTATATACAAGCCTCCATTTTGGAGTTGCgcggcagaaacagaaatgaAGGGGTACGCTGAAAGTGGCGCAAAGGGTGGAACTGCGCCAACACTCGGCTCGGTGATCGCGTACCTGCAGAAACATTTCCCTGTTACAAGGTCGAGTGCGATCTACAACAATCACATCAACTACGGAGTCCTGTTTCCCCTCGAAACGGAATGGTCCGGCTTCCTTGTGGTAGCGAAGACGTTCAACTCCTACACTTCACTCAAAAAGCAACTTGAGGTTGGAAAGTTTCATGGCACCTTTCAATGCGTAGTCAAGGCAGCGGCAAGCGAGCTGGGACAGATCGCCCGCAtacctcttctctctgccgacGCCAACTCTCCTAGTCTTCTTGTCACGAACAGAGAAGCTCTTGGCACGATGGAAGCGGCTCCAGAGAATATGTGTGTGAATATTTCCTGCTccaaaaagacgaagaacggcgGAGCGAGCGAGAGTTCTGGACTACGCCAAGAAGCTGGGTGCGAGCATCCGTTTTCGGGTACAGAGACATGGTCTCATGTTTCGTTAGACTGCACTTTTATTCTAGGAGGTGCATCTGGCGACCTGCCTAAAAGCGGGCTTCACCGTTTCTTGACATTCGACGATCCGTTCGTCCAAGCAGTTTTAGCTCAAACAGGAAGGAATGGGCCGTGCAggcgtgtcttcttccacggTACAGCTCTTAGTTTCTACGACATTGACGCAAGGTTAGAACATGTAGAGAAACCAACTCAAGAACCTCGATGTGACACCCGTGAACCGACAGAGGAACCGGGACTTCCCCTCTGCACATTTGAATGCGCCCTTCCAATGGAGCTCGAAGAAAGCCTTTCCGACATGCGGGAAACCAACAACGTCGCGACCATTACTCCGAAAAAGCTGGCGGGTTCGAAAGGTCTGCAATCTAGTACCGAGGATATGGATACATTGCAATCGAATCTGACTGCCCATCCCTACAGAAAACTAAG TTTGGCgatcgtttctctctgtgcgtttACTACCGGTGCGCTCCTCTGTCGCCGGTTGGTGATTTCTACTGGAAGGTGGACAGCAATTCAAACAGCGCTGGCATCCTTTTCTTCAAACCTTTTACATTTTCCGAAAGTCGATATGGCCGGGGTCCTTGCTACTAAGCACGCCCTGCTCGATGCGGCACGATTCCTCAAAGAGGGCGGTTTAGCGCTGCAGTTGCAGCAACTACGGATGTTTGCCTTACGCCTCCTTTCTGGAGAGCATCATGTCCCGGATAACTCTCTTCCGACCTGA
- a CDS encoding hypothetical protein (encoded by transcript TGME49_221275), with translation MRVKSSKWMSSLVHGHLEKAGGLSQQNMHVVMSSLSSMVECSVIPLKWKSCRGRARKTDLVRCHSFATSVSVKLLVRRSLKRQRGECLRRQFDTSKAAVYPPEICQPVSGTMKLSLQLNKCAILMHSALFSSLNLSKLGVSNALSL, from the exons ATGCGAGTGAAGAGCTCGAAGTGGATGTCTTCGCTTGTTCACGGGCACCTAGAAAAAGCGG GTGGCTTGTCGCAGCAGAACATGCATGTGGTCATGTCATCGCTTTCGTCCATGGTGGAATGCTCAGTCATACCCTTAAAGTGGAAGTCTTGTCGAGGAAGAGCCCGTAAGACAGACTTGGTGAGGTGCCACAGTTTTGCAACGAGTGTTTCAGTAAAGCTCCTAGTGAGGAGGAGCttgaagaggcagagaggagagtgCTTACGCCGGCAATTCGACACGTCGAAGGCTGCGGTCTATCCTCCAGAAATTTGTCAGCCAGTGTCTGGTACCATGAAACTGAGTTTGCAGCTTAACAAGTGTGCAATACTGATGCATTCTGCCTTGTTCAGTTCTTTGAACCTCTCTAAACTGGGAGTTTCCAATGCCTTGTCACTGTAG
- a CDS encoding oxidoreductase, 2OG-Fe(II) oxygenase family protein (encoded by transcript TGME49_221270): MNAFFRANSAFHRDGRLESGQSFPNSNPSVSLLALGLPHSLYQKACMLQNFPLRHFAAPSSGGWFSWLGPSSPAVCDVAAPATHEVQREGTCQVTATRSYARHDFPKKFSPVTASSSDSDSALSSPLDVGGLQSTLKLDYPEQPQRVLAIDDTAASFGTAQGKFPLHPVHDNPPILHSKGKLHGCRQIIYRNTRTGQPEERVIQILAIHENPEVFLIPELLTDSDCERLLQLCEGRWERSKTSTGYATAEPRDYTSSKSPSRTSWSVPLAIAETEIVENIERIVSAFAGMPVEHLEPLVVVRYEEGQYFKLHSDGGFRPKTILLYLNDVEAGGETSFENLGFRVAPMKGAGVLWNNSYPGTNEIDPRLIHAGLPPEKGVKFVVNCFFNKDPIRNDLRSIAN; this comes from the exons ATGAATGCCTTTTTCCGCGCGAACTCGGCATTTCACAGGGATGGCCGACTTGAAAGTGGCCAAAGTTTCCCTAACTCCAACCCGTCGGTTTCTCTGCTCGCCCTCGGACTACCACACTCCCTCTATCAAAAAGCATGCATGTTACAAAACTTTCCACTGAGACATTTTGCCGCCCCGTCTTCAGGAGGCTGGTTTTCCTGGCTTGGTCCGTCGAGTCCTGCAGTTTGTGACGTGGCGGCTCCTGCCACGCACGAGGTGCAACGGGAAGGAACTTGTCAGGTGACAGCGACAAGATCGTACGCCCGCCATGACTTTCCAAAAAAATTCTCCCCGGTCACAGCATCCTCGAGTGACAGTGACAGTGCGCTCAGCAGCCCTCTGGATGTTGGTGGACTGCAAAGTACCCTTAAGTTAGACTATCCCGAGCAACCTCAGAGGGTTCTCGCAATAGATGACACCGCCGCTAGTTTTGGCACGGCTCAGGGAAAATTCCCCTTGCACCCTGTCCATGACAACCCGCCCATATTGCATTCAAAGGGCAAGCTACATGGATGCAGACAAATTATTTATCGCAACACCCGCACTGGGCAACCGGAGGAACGCGTAATCCAAATTCTTGCAATTCACGAAAATCCAGAAGTGTTTCTCATTCCCGAATTGCTAACAGACAGTGACTGCGAGCGTCTACTACAACTCTGTGAAGGGCGCTGGGAACGCAGCAAAACGAGTACAGGATACGCCACCGCAGAACCA CGCGACTACACGTCATCAAAGAGTCCATCAAGAACCAGTTGGTCTGTTCCTCTTGCCATTGCTGAGACCGAGATCGTAGAGAATATTGAGCGAATCGTCTCAGCGTTCGCCGGCATGCCTGTGGAACATCTTGAGCCCTTGGTCGTTGTCCGGTACGAGGAAGGTCAGTACTTCAAACTGCATTCAGACGGAGGCTTCCGACCGAAAACGATACTTCTGTATCTAAATG ACGTCGAAGCCGGCGGGGAAACGAGTTTCGAAAATCTGGGATTCCGTGTCGCTCCCATGAAGGGTGCAGGCGTCCTCTGGAACAACTCGTATCCAGGAACAAATGAGATAGACCCCCGTCTCATTCATGCGGGCTTGCCCCCAGAAAAAGGTGTCAAGTTCGTTGTCAACTGTTTTTTTAATAAAGACCCAATTCGCAACGATCTTCGGTCTATCGCAAATTAA